A single window of Sphingobium sp. SCG-1 DNA harbors:
- a CDS encoding LysR family transcriptional regulator, translated as MDFPQQLSIFVAVADNGSFSRAAEGLRMPRPSVTNAINALEAALGARLLQRTTRRTSLTAEGERLYDRATRLLTDISETRNLFGASSVAPRGRLRVDIPVALARPLIIHRIAEFRALYPEVDVILGVSDQPVDLLADGVDCVLRIGELAPTSMIARKLATMTIVVCGSPDYLEAHGTPGTVEDLRQHQAVNYFSGRGYRPIAWSMPEDAGIPQFNLRSGIMVNDTEAFVACALNGLGLIQVPGLVVAEHLASGKLVEVVRAMRTILWPLSIMYPNRQHLAPQVRVFIDWVAEIVASSTDEWLRPVGGKAYTRAAARGGPDGRRDRRSRDLKDP; from the coding sequence ATGGATTTTCCCCAGCAACTCAGCATTTTCGTAGCCGTCGCCGATAACGGCAGCTTCTCCCGTGCCGCGGAAGGGCTTCGAATGCCGCGGCCTAGTGTCACCAACGCGATCAACGCATTGGAAGCGGCGCTCGGCGCGCGTCTGCTTCAGCGCACGACGCGGCGGACCAGCCTGACTGCCGAGGGGGAGCGCCTTTATGATCGGGCAACCCGCCTGCTGACCGACATATCCGAGACCCGGAACCTGTTCGGTGCCAGCTCCGTCGCGCCGCGAGGCCGGTTGCGCGTCGACATCCCGGTCGCGCTTGCCCGGCCCCTCATCATCCATCGTATCGCGGAGTTCAGGGCGCTCTACCCGGAGGTTGATGTCATCCTAGGCGTCAGCGATCAGCCCGTTGATCTGCTGGCAGATGGCGTCGACTGCGTACTGCGGATTGGCGAGCTTGCACCCACCAGCATGATCGCGCGCAAGCTGGCGACGATGACGATAGTCGTGTGCGGATCGCCGGACTATTTGGAGGCGCACGGCACGCCGGGGACAGTCGAGGATCTTCGACAGCACCAAGCGGTGAACTACTTTTCGGGTCGCGGCTATCGTCCGATCGCCTGGTCGATGCCTGAAGACGCCGGCATTCCGCAATTCAACCTGCGCAGTGGGATTATGGTCAATGACACCGAAGCGTTCGTCGCCTGTGCGCTAAACGGGTTGGGCCTGATCCAGGTGCCCGGGCTGGTCGTTGCCGAGCATCTCGCGAGCGGCAAGCTCGTGGAGGTCGTGCGGGCCATGCGAACGATCCTGTGGCCGCTCTCGATCATGTACCCCAATCGACAGCACCTGGCGCCGCAGGTGCGGGTATTCATCGACTGGGTGGCGGAGATAGTGGCATCGTCCACTGACGAATGGCTTCGTCCGGTCGGCGGCAAGGCATACACGCGAGCTGCTGCGCGAGGCGGGCCTGACGGAAGACGAGATCGACGCAGTCGAGATCTGAAGGATCCGTAA
- a CDS encoding LLM class oxidoreductase, which produces MVVMKADRRERLETQGFQAHAGYSRVFQPSKLTFGFIAPLESYPNQPAPSMRDHLALARTADEAGFSAIWLRDVPFYDPSFGDLGQVFDPIAYAGFLAAVTTRIAIGTAGIVMPLRDPLAIAKQATTLSHLTGNRFILGLSTGDRPVEYPAFGMDFDSRADRFRDAYAMIRAVTEQDFPQHRSTHFGALDGSLDMMPKPIGDRLPIITVGRAGQSVEWLAKNSDGWIWHQSDFNRLGNVVAQWRAAIPGGQFKPYGYGTFFDLDRNLDAPLRQTRGLSIGRKALIELWKRQRDLGVSHVALNLKMARRPASEMMDELGEHVLPLFHAG; this is translated from the coding sequence ATGGTTGTCATGAAGGCGGACAGGCGAGAGAGGCTGGAGACCCAAGGATTTCAGGCCCATGCTGGCTACTCGCGCGTATTTCAACCAAGCAAGCTCACGTTCGGCTTCATCGCGCCGCTCGAGAGCTATCCTAACCAGCCCGCACCATCGATGCGCGATCATTTGGCGCTCGCCCGTACAGCTGATGAGGCTGGCTTCTCCGCGATCTGGCTGCGCGACGTGCCGTTTTACGATCCATCGTTTGGTGATCTCGGCCAGGTCTTCGATCCCATCGCATATGCCGGCTTTCTGGCTGCCGTGACGACGCGGATCGCCATCGGCACCGCCGGGATCGTCATGCCGCTGCGCGATCCACTCGCCATCGCTAAGCAGGCCACCACACTTAGCCACCTGACCGGCAACCGCTTTATCCTCGGCCTGTCCACCGGTGATCGTCCGGTCGAATATCCCGCCTTCGGCATGGACTTCGACAGCCGGGCCGATCGCTTCCGTGACGCCTATGCGATGATCCGGGCTGTTACCGAGCAAGACTTTCCACAGCATCGCTCTACGCACTTCGGCGCGCTCGATGGCTCGCTGGATATGATGCCGAAGCCAATCGGCGACCGCCTGCCGATCATCACGGTCGGCCGAGCTGGTCAGAGCGTCGAATGGCTTGCTAAGAATAGCGACGGCTGGATCTGGCATCAAAGCGATTTCAATCGGCTGGGTAATGTGGTTGCTCAGTGGCGGGCCGCGATACCGGGCGGGCAGTTCAAGCCCTACGGCTATGGCACCTTCTTTGATCTCGACCGCAATCTGGACGCGCCACTCCGCCAGACGCGCGGCCTGTCTATCGGTCGCAAGGCGCTGATCGAGCTGTGGAAGCGCCAGCGTGACCTTGGGGTGAGCCATGTCGCGCTCAACCTGAAGATGGCCCGGCGCCCAGCCTCTGAGATGATGGACGAACTCGGCGAACACGTCCTCCCCCTGTTCCATGCCGGCTGA
- a CDS encoding zinc-dependent alcohol dehydrogenase family protein: MTRVVRFHEYGPADVLRIDDIEVPAPAADEVQIAVRAIGLNRAEVMFRNGAYLQEANFPSHLGYEAAGTVKTTGSDVSGFAEGDAVSVIPTLDMSRWFTYGEVINIPARYVVKHPAALSFEKAAASWMKYVTAWGALIDQAKLTADDFLIVSAASSSVGIAAIQMGRSVGATVIATTRTNAKAQALIDAGAHHVIATAEDDLAARVNEITGGKGARVVFDPIGGPAIAQFAEVMAVGGILLEYGALSPDEGPFPQFAVLGKSLTLKGYLYTEIVSDDAALARAKAFITEGLESGKLDPLVSRTFLFDEIQEATRFLESNEQIGKIVVTL, encoded by the coding sequence ATGACCCGTGTTGTACGTTTCCACGAATACGGCCCCGCAGATGTGCTGCGCATCGATGACATCGAGGTTCCCGCACCTGCCGCCGATGAGGTGCAGATCGCCGTTCGAGCGATCGGCCTGAACCGCGCGGAAGTGATGTTCCGCAACGGTGCCTACTTACAGGAGGCGAACTTTCCGTCGCACCTCGGCTACGAGGCCGCGGGGACCGTCAAGACGACCGGCAGCGATGTGTCCGGTTTTGCCGAAGGCGATGCCGTCAGCGTCATTCCGACGCTCGATATGTCGCGCTGGTTCACCTATGGCGAAGTCATCAACATTCCGGCGCGCTACGTCGTGAAGCATCCGGCCGCCCTTTCGTTCGAGAAGGCAGCCGCATCCTGGATGAAGTATGTCACGGCATGGGGCGCACTGATCGATCAGGCGAAGCTCACCGCCGACGATTTCCTCATCGTGTCGGCCGCGTCGAGCAGCGTTGGCATCGCCGCGATCCAGATGGGTCGGAGCGTCGGCGCGACCGTGATCGCGACCACCCGCACGAACGCCAAGGCGCAGGCGCTGATCGATGCCGGTGCGCATCATGTGATCGCCACCGCCGAAGATGACCTGGCGGCGCGCGTGAACGAGATCACCGGCGGCAAGGGTGCCCGCGTGGTGTTCGATCCGATCGGTGGGCCTGCGATCGCCCAGTTCGCAGAAGTCATGGCGGTGGGCGGCATTCTGCTTGAATATGGTGCCCTCAGCCCCGACGAGGGTCCGTTCCCGCAGTTCGCTGTGCTGGGCAAGAGCCTGACCCTCAAGGGTTATCTCTACACCGAGATCGTCAGCGATGACGCCGCGCTCGCGCGCGCCAAGGCCTTCATCACCGAGGGTCTGGAGAGCGGCAAGCTCGATCCGCTGGTGTCTCGGACGTTCCTGTTCGACGAAATCCAGGAAGCGACGCGCTTCCTCGAATCCAACGAGCAGATTGGTAAGATTGTCGTCACCCTGTGA
- a CDS encoding alpha/beta fold hydrolase, which translates to MEDLGPTSHRFMSQRLALNYLDWGNHNAPLLFLIHGGQDHARNWDWVAQALRQDWHVICPDLRGHGDSAWSPDGSYSMPFYVADLAQLIQQSSDGPVSIAAHSLGGAIALRYAGIHPERVRKLAVIEGLGISPLDHKSEEPIADRWRTWIDERRALSARTPKRYAKLEQAYARMHAANPHLSAARAKHLTIHGVSRNEDGTFSWKFDNYVRARLPMSITDDELHELWHNVDCPVWLVHGADSWARHPGKDGRADFFKQATVTSYDRAGHWVHHDRFESFVADLQAFL; encoded by the coding sequence TTGGAGGATCTCGGCCCTACCTCGCACCGCTTTATGTCACAGCGGCTTGCGTTGAATTATCTCGACTGGGGCAATCATAATGCACCCTTACTTTTCCTGATTCACGGCGGGCAGGACCATGCCCGCAACTGGGACTGGGTAGCACAAGCGCTTCGCCAGGATTGGCATGTTATCTGCCCCGATCTGCGTGGCCATGGAGACAGTGCCTGGTCGCCTGATGGCAGTTACTCAATGCCCTTCTACGTTGCCGACTTGGCACAGCTTATTCAGCAAAGTAGCGATGGCCCCGTGTCGATCGCGGCCCACTCTCTTGGTGGCGCGATTGCCCTACGCTATGCTGGCATTCATCCTGAGCGAGTCAGGAAATTGGCGGTAATCGAGGGACTGGGTATCTCGCCCCTCGACCATAAGTCCGAAGAACCAATAGCGGATCGCTGGCGGACGTGGATTGACGAACGGCGCGCGCTTAGCGCCAGAACACCCAAGCGATATGCGAAGCTCGAACAGGCTTATGCCCGCATGCACGCCGCTAACCCTCATTTATCAGCTGCCCGGGCAAAGCATCTCACCATTCATGGTGTTAGCCGCAATGAAGATGGCACCTTCAGCTGGAAGTTCGACAACTACGTGCGCGCGAGACTGCCGATGAGCATAACAGACGACGAACTTCATGAGCTTTGGCACAACGTCGACTGCCCGGTATGGCTTGTCCACGGCGCAGACAGTTGGGCGCGTCATCCTGGCAAAGACGGCCGGGCCGACTTTTTCAAACAGGCGACCGTTACCAGCTATGATCGTGCGGGGCACTGGGTGCATCATGATCGCTTCGAAAGTTTTGTCGCAGACTTACAAGCCTTTCTATGA
- a CDS encoding MFS transporter has product MSAFPLVGSRYARIGLLAIFCGHASLSLIYDALPPIMVEVAAHFGGGERGIIVAQLASSLPYFGVMLAGLLTPVPVRWWGYRKMLLGNLILYGLLGSAGAVIDDAWILLVTRFGLGFAVGSLITCCMGYVALKFDDVHRTRLAGWMLACGAGCGVIFILISGFVAASFGWRAPFLLHFLITGFFLLPVLCMEEIEPAGVVERDPFRLVQLRSVFAVYATAFVLQFLVGIFFIQLALLIGSLPFGSPQIVGVIFAVVGISSSLASFSYGRWFVHIRPTVVNATGFLVTAAGIGLGAVAWTLPVFILSGILYGSGSAIAQASLFTWAMEKTPPALLTNSMGLVFTSLYLGIAIGPTLAAPLPVMLGVRNTFLVIAVGIVIGLCISWLYRRRARPLNA; this is encoded by the coding sequence ATGAGCGCTTTCCCGCTTGTGGGCAGCCGGTATGCTCGTATCGGTCTTTTGGCCATTTTTTGCGGACATGCCTCCCTTTCGCTGATCTACGACGCGCTGCCCCCAATCATGGTAGAAGTGGCGGCGCATTTCGGCGGAGGCGAACGCGGAATCATCGTGGCGCAACTGGCGAGTTCGCTGCCGTATTTCGGTGTTATGCTCGCCGGTCTGCTGACCCCCGTTCCCGTCCGGTGGTGGGGCTATCGCAAGATGCTGCTGGGTAACCTGATCCTGTATGGCCTGCTTGGCTCGGCGGGCGCGGTCATCGACGATGCTTGGATTTTGCTGGTCACAAGGTTCGGTCTTGGCTTTGCTGTTGGTAGCCTCATCACTTGCTGCATGGGCTATGTCGCTTTGAAATTCGACGATGTTCATCGTACGCGGCTCGCTGGCTGGATGCTGGCATGCGGCGCAGGGTGCGGCGTGATCTTCATCCTGATTTCCGGGTTCGTGGCGGCTTCGTTCGGCTGGCGCGCGCCATTCCTGCTCCACTTCCTGATCACCGGCTTCTTCCTGTTGCCAGTCTTGTGCATGGAGGAGATCGAGCCAGCAGGTGTCGTGGAGCGAGACCCTTTCAGGCTTGTCCAGTTGAGATCTGTCTTCGCCGTCTATGCGACGGCCTTCGTCCTACAGTTTCTAGTCGGCATCTTCTTCATACAGCTGGCACTTTTGATCGGTAGCCTGCCGTTCGGCTCCCCGCAGATCGTTGGCGTCATCTTCGCTGTTGTGGGGATTTCGTCTTCGCTCGCATCCTTCAGTTATGGGCGTTGGTTCGTCCACATCCGGCCGACGGTAGTCAACGCCACCGGCTTTCTTGTAACAGCGGCTGGGATCGGACTCGGTGCTGTTGCCTGGACCCTGCCCGTGTTCATCCTCAGCGGTATTCTGTACGGCTCGGGATCCGCGATCGCGCAGGCATCGCTCTTTACCTGGGCGATGGAGAAGACCCCGCCTGCGCTACTAACCAATTCGATGGGGCTGGTTTTTACCTCGCTGTATCTTGGGATTGCGATTGGCCCCACGCTAGCAGCGCCGCTTCCCGTGATGTTGGGCGTTCGCAACACTTTCCTGGTGATCGCAGTCGGAATTGTGATCGGGTTGTGTATTAGTTGGCTTTACCGGCGGCGTGCCCGGCCGCTGAATGCATGA
- a CDS encoding serine hydrolase domain-containing protein: MKGITRNIRFGVAMLASALSIMPASIACAQQANKPTQSGGTRNLSQTVTPETVGFDSMRLKRLDAFMSAAVEQNRAAGITTLLARHGKIVSYKSHGYKNIEARTPMTKDAIFRLASMTKPVAAVAMLILFEEGRWQLDDPVSKYIPEFKNLRVVTKLDPNGKPVLEDAKHEPTIRELMTHTGGFSYGYGPTVGDKLASQSRVFEVNGSQDFINRVAGVPLAFQPGTSWTYSPGPEIQGVIIERMTGMTLGQFLEARIFKPLKMNDTGFFVPKDKASRLATVYQLNYEKKSLTPAAARFGAGDPTVPPQFESGGGGLYSTAMDYARFAQMLANKGELDGVRILSPAAIELMGTNLLPEGVYVNSNGQLGIGFFRLDKNTGFGMNVALSMDPLRSGLLEGKGTMVWGGATTTWWWYDPTNDVTFIMMTQLFGDMNDASLKDSARTLTYQALTNPER; this comes from the coding sequence ATGAAGGGAATTACCCGCAATATCCGTTTTGGCGTTGCAATGCTCGCCTCGGCGTTATCGATCATGCCCGCGAGCATCGCTTGCGCTCAACAAGCGAACAAGCCGACGCAGTCTGGCGGCACCCGAAACCTTTCGCAGACGGTCACGCCCGAGACGGTGGGCTTTGATTCCATGCGGCTTAAGCGTCTCGATGCATTCATGAGCGCGGCTGTCGAGCAGAACCGCGCTGCCGGGATTACGACGCTGCTGGCGCGCCACGGTAAAATCGTCAGCTACAAATCGCACGGTTACAAAAATATCGAAGCGCGAACGCCGATGACAAAGGATGCGATTTTCCGCCTCGCCTCCATGACGAAGCCAGTCGCGGCGGTGGCCATGCTGATCCTGTTCGAGGAGGGGCGCTGGCAGCTGGACGATCCCGTGTCCAAGTACATCCCGGAATTTAAGAATCTGAGGGTCGTCACCAAGCTGGATCCGAACGGAAAGCCGGTTCTGGAGGATGCAAAGCACGAGCCTACGATCCGAGAACTGATGACGCATACCGGCGGTTTCAGCTACGGCTATGGTCCGACCGTTGGCGACAAGCTGGCTAGCCAGTCGCGGGTATTCGAAGTGAACGGTTCGCAGGATTTTATCAATCGTGTCGCCGGTGTGCCTTTAGCATTTCAGCCCGGTACGTCATGGACATATTCGCCAGGCCCCGAAATCCAAGGTGTCATCATCGAGCGCATGACGGGCATGACGCTCGGTCAGTTTTTGGAAGCGCGGATATTCAAGCCGCTCAAGATGAACGACACCGGTTTCTTCGTGCCTAAGGACAAGGCGAGCCGCCTCGCCACCGTCTATCAGCTGAACTATGAGAAGAAGTCGCTGACTCCGGCCGCCGCTCGCTTCGGCGCTGGTGACCCCACCGTCCCGCCCCAGTTCGAATCGGGTGGCGGTGGGCTATATTCAACGGCGATGGACTATGCGCGGTTCGCCCAGATGCTCGCCAACAAGGGCGAACTGGACGGCGTGCGCATCCTGTCGCCAGCGGCAATTGAGCTGATGGGTACTAACCTGTTACCCGAAGGCGTGTACGTAAACTCGAATGGTCAACTCGGCATCGGCTTCTTCCGTCTAGACAAGAACACCGGCTTCGGCATGAATGTTGCCCTGTCGATGGACCCGCTCCGGTCAGGCCTGCTGGAAGGCAAGGGAACGATGGTGTGGGGTGGCGCTACCACGACATGGTGGTGGTACGATCCTACCAACGATGTCACTTTCATCATGATGACGCAGTTGTTTGGTGACATGAACGATGCTTCGCTCAAGGACTCTGCGCGTACCCTGACCTACCAGGCGCTTACCAACCCCGAACGTTAA